A DNA window from Mycobacterium sp. IDR2000157661 contains the following coding sequences:
- a CDS encoding DUF1801 domain-containing protein, producing MSRPKLLSGGNPQIPKGAGDGPVQDYIAAMPGWKRTVGRRLDALIVEAIPEVQKAVKWNQPFYGHDDKSWVVSFRCYTNYVQLQFFKGTSLDPVPPKASKHEEVRYLDIHEDDELDESRLRSWFEQAARLPGEKM from the coding sequence ATGAGCCGGCCGAAACTGCTTTCGGGCGGCAACCCGCAGATCCCCAAGGGCGCAGGCGACGGTCCCGTACAGGACTACATCGCGGCGATGCCCGGCTGGAAACGCACCGTCGGCCGACGCCTCGACGCCCTCATCGTCGAGGCCATCCCGGAAGTGCAGAAGGCCGTGAAGTGGAACCAGCCGTTCTACGGCCATGACGACAAGTCCTGGGTGGTGTCGTTTCGCTGCTACACGAATTACGTGCAGCTGCAGTTCTTCAAAGGGACATCGCTGGACCCCGTGCCGCCGAAGGCGTCCAAGCACGAGGAGGTCCGCTACCTCGACATCCATGAGGACGACGAACTCGACGAGAGCCGACTCAGGTCGTGGTTCGAGCAGGCGGCCCGGCTGCCGGGAGAGAAGATGTGA
- a CDS encoding aminotransferase class I/II-fold pyridoxal phosphate-dependent enzyme encodes MSFLSLGRDELSAQHEQQQRNYAELQAKGLKLDLTRGKPAPAQLDLSNRLLELPGSADYRDGDGTDVRNYGGVHGLPELRAIFGELLGIPVQNLIAGNNASLELMHDVVVFAMLHGTADSPRPWIAERTESGLKFLCPAPGYDRHFAITESLGIEMITVPMREDGPDVDLIEELVAADPAIKGMWCVPVYSNPTGITYSWEAVRRLVQMRTAAPDFRLMWDNAYAVHTLTHDFVRNIDVLGLAEAAGNANRPLVFASTSKITFAGAGVSFLGGSLGNIAWYLQHAGKKSIGPDKLNQLRHLRFFGDADGVRLQMQRHQQLLAPKFGAVLEILEERLGESKIASWTEPKGGYFISLDVLPGTAKRTVALAKDAGIAVTEAGATFPYRKDPEDRNIRIAPTFPAEPELRAAIDGLATCALLSATESLLKS; translated from the coding sequence GTGTCGTTTCTGTCGCTCGGCCGAGATGAACTCTCCGCACAGCACGAGCAGCAGCAGCGCAATTACGCCGAACTGCAGGCCAAGGGGCTCAAGCTCGACCTGACCCGCGGTAAGCCGGCGCCCGCACAGCTGGACCTGTCCAACCGGCTGCTCGAGCTGCCCGGCAGCGCTGACTACCGGGACGGCGACGGCACCGACGTGCGCAACTACGGCGGCGTCCACGGCTTGCCCGAGCTGCGCGCCATTTTCGGCGAGCTGCTGGGCATCCCGGTGCAGAACCTGATCGCGGGCAACAACGCGAGCCTGGAACTGATGCACGACGTCGTGGTGTTCGCGATGCTGCACGGCACCGCCGACTCGCCGCGGCCATGGATAGCGGAGCGCACCGAATCCGGACTCAAATTCCTGTGCCCCGCGCCCGGTTACGATCGCCACTTCGCGATCACCGAGAGCCTGGGCATCGAGATGATCACCGTGCCGATGCGCGAGGACGGTCCGGACGTCGACCTGATCGAGGAGCTCGTCGCCGCCGACCCCGCGATCAAGGGCATGTGGTGCGTGCCGGTGTACTCCAACCCCACCGGCATCACCTACTCCTGGGAGGCGGTCCGCCGGCTCGTTCAGATGCGCACCGCCGCACCGGATTTCCGATTGATGTGGGACAACGCCTACGCGGTGCACACGCTGACCCACGACTTCGTCCGCAACATCGACGTCCTTGGTCTCGCCGAGGCGGCGGGCAACGCGAACCGGCCGCTGGTGTTCGCCTCGACGTCGAAGATCACGTTCGCCGGCGCCGGCGTGAGCTTCCTTGGCGGATCGCTGGGCAACATCGCCTGGTACCTGCAGCACGCGGGCAAGAAGTCGATCGGCCCGGACAAGCTGAACCAGTTACGCCACCTGCGCTTCTTCGGCGACGCCGACGGGGTCCGCCTGCAGATGCAGCGCCATCAACAGCTGTTGGCGCCGAAGTTCGGCGCGGTGCTGGAGATCCTCGAAGAGCGGCTCGGCGAGTCGAAGATCGCATCGTGGACCGAGCCCAAGGGCGGCTATTTCATCAGCCTCGACGTGCTGCCGGGCACGGCCAAGCGCACCGTCGCGCTGGCCAAGGACGCCGGTATCGCGGTGACCGAGGCGGGCGCGACGTTTCCGTATCGAAAAGACCCGGAGGACAGAAACATTCGCATCGCGCCGACATTCCCGGCCGAGCCCGAGCTGCGCGCTGCGATCGACGGCCTGGCCACCTGCGCCCTGCTGTCGGCCACCGAGTCGCTCCTCAAGAGCTGA
- a CDS encoding S1C family serine protease, which yields MGNLPVRRSVTTLVIALTALFALVTPVAIAAPGDPISAAAPVEPAVVQIDTEIDYQGAFGNGTGFVIDPGGQVLTNFHVVSGADRITATVGGRSYPAELVGYNRRRDIAVLQLLGAAGLPTAPIGDSAQLAAGEPVVALGNANGSGGPLTRETGTVTAFGRTVQAEDALTGSTEELTGLIEFAAPVVAGDSGGPVVNSLGQVVGVTTAASVTFQFGPGGEGFAIPINDAIVIANQIRSRAPSAEVHIGPPVLLGVGVRSAQRGPGVLIAEVLRGGPAERAGLVDGDVLTVIDGTPLNSATELTYVLDRHYPGDVIDLTWIDVNGLERTGKATL from the coding sequence ATGGGAAATTTACCCGTGCGCCGCTCGGTCACCACCCTGGTGATCGCGCTGACCGCACTCTTCGCACTGGTCACCCCGGTGGCCATCGCCGCTCCGGGTGATCCGATCTCCGCCGCCGCGCCGGTCGAACCGGCAGTGGTGCAGATTGACACCGAAATCGACTATCAGGGGGCCTTCGGAAACGGCACCGGGTTCGTCATCGACCCCGGCGGCCAGGTGCTGACCAACTTCCACGTCGTCTCCGGCGCCGACCGGATCACCGCGACGGTCGGCGGCCGTTCGTATCCCGCCGAACTGGTCGGCTACAACCGCAGGCGCGACATCGCGGTGCTGCAACTGCTCGGTGCTGCCGGGCTGCCGACCGCACCGATCGGCGACTCGGCGCAGCTGGCAGCCGGCGAGCCCGTCGTCGCGCTCGGCAATGCCAACGGCAGCGGCGGGCCGCTGACTCGCGAGACCGGCACCGTCACCGCGTTCGGCCGCACCGTGCAGGCCGAAGACGCCCTGACCGGCAGCACCGAGGAGCTGACCGGGCTGATCGAGTTCGCCGCCCCTGTGGTCGCCGGGGACTCCGGCGGACCGGTGGTCAACAGCCTCGGCCAGGTCGTCGGCGTCACCACCGCGGCGTCGGTGACCTTCCAGTTCGGTCCCGGCGGCGAGGGCTTCGCGATCCCGATCAACGACGCGATCGTCATCGCCAACCAGATCCGGTCGCGGGCGCCGTCGGCGGAGGTCCACATCGGGCCGCCGGTGCTGCTGGGCGTCGGCGTGCGCTCGGCGCAGCGCGGCCCAGGGGTGCTCATCGCCGAGGTGCTCCGCGGCGGGCCAGCCGAACGGGCCGGCCTGGTCGACGGCGATGTCCTCACCGTGATCGACGGCACCCCGCTGAATTCGGCCACCGAGCTGACCTACGTGCTGGATCGGCACTACCCCGGCGACGTCATCGACCTGACGTGGATCGACGTCAACGGCCTCGAGCGGACGGGCAAGGCGACGCTCTAG
- a CDS encoding NAD(P)H-dependent amine dehydrogenase family protein produces the protein MPNIPYRVVQWTTGNVGKSSVEAIAKNPNYELVGVFAWSQDKVGKDAGELAGIEPLGVTATNDVDALLALKPDAVVYNPMWIDVDELVRILEAGVNVVASASFITGHNLRDGRDRLGDACRRGGSTLFGSGVSPGFAELLAIVAATACDRVDKITIAESADTTLYDSPDTERPTGFGTAIDDPALPPMAENGTAVFAEAVRLVADALGVELDEIQCVSEYAQTTEDLGMASWTIPAGHVAGVYASWQGIVAGRTVIDINVRWKKGQTLEPDWQIEGDGWKITIDGRPTVNMAVGFMPPQDMIENAKTIEDFFVLGHIMTAMPPIHAIPAVVAAAPGIATYTDLTLPQARGVVPGN, from the coding sequence GTGCCCAACATCCCCTATCGCGTCGTCCAGTGGACCACCGGCAATGTCGGCAAGAGTTCGGTGGAGGCGATCGCCAAGAACCCGAACTACGAACTCGTCGGCGTGTTCGCGTGGTCGCAGGACAAGGTCGGCAAGGATGCCGGCGAGCTGGCCGGCATCGAACCGCTCGGCGTGACGGCCACCAACGACGTCGACGCCCTGCTGGCACTCAAGCCCGATGCCGTGGTCTACAACCCGATGTGGATCGACGTCGACGAGCTCGTCCGAATCCTCGAGGCCGGGGTGAACGTCGTCGCGTCGGCGTCCTTCATCACCGGGCACAACCTGCGCGACGGCCGCGACCGACTCGGAGACGCCTGTCGCCGAGGCGGTTCGACGCTGTTCGGCTCCGGCGTCAGCCCGGGTTTCGCCGAGCTGCTCGCGATCGTAGCGGCGACGGCGTGCGACCGCGTCGACAAGATCACCATCGCCGAGTCCGCCGACACCACGCTCTACGACTCCCCCGACACCGAGCGGCCCACCGGTTTCGGCACCGCCATCGACGACCCCGCCCTGCCACCGATGGCCGAGAACGGCACCGCGGTGTTCGCCGAGGCGGTCCGGTTGGTCGCCGACGCGCTGGGCGTCGAGCTCGACGAGATCCAGTGTGTCTCCGAATACGCCCAGACCACAGAGGATTTGGGGATGGCCTCCTGGACCATCCCGGCCGGCCACGTTGCGGGCGTCTACGCCAGCTGGCAGGGGATAGTGGCCGGCAGAACCGTCATCGACATCAACGTCCGCTGGAAGAAGGGCCAGACCCTCGAGCCTGATTGGCAGATCGAGGGCGACGGCTGGAAGATCACCATCGACGGACGGCCTACGGTCAACATGGCGGTCGGCTTCATGCCGCCGCAGGACATGATCGAGAACGCCAAGACCATCGAGGACTTCTTCGTGCTCGGCCACATCATGACCGCGATGCCGCCGATCCATGCGATTCCGGCGGTGGTGGCGGCGGCGCCGGGCATCGCCACCTACACCGACCTGACCCTTCCCCAGGCGCGCGGCGTGGTGCCCGGCAACTGA
- a CDS encoding TetR/AcrR family transcriptional regulator: MTRPTRGRPARISREQIVAAARGLASRDLTMQAVADALGVSRKALHYYVGDREGLLTLVVLDRFERELDSVKLPSDGDWPAALRAYAVAFRDGLVQVGVRTGTATDFTRLRGIGAAAALALADRVLDALLSAGFDPDTARHGLTAASNIAQSAAQSVAAQTASGVHRHRAQTWEALQHEPDDTYPALRQVLVSAEAEAGDAERQFEFELELLIAGLERSV, translated from the coding sequence ATGACGCGTCCGACCAGGGGCCGCCCGGCGCGGATCAGCCGCGAGCAGATCGTCGCTGCGGCCCGCGGCCTCGCGAGCAGGGACCTGACCATGCAGGCGGTCGCTGACGCCCTCGGCGTCAGCCGCAAGGCCCTGCATTACTACGTCGGCGACCGCGAGGGACTGCTCACACTCGTCGTGCTGGACCGCTTCGAACGCGAACTCGACAGTGTGAAACTGCCCTCGGACGGCGATTGGCCGGCCGCGTTGCGGGCCTATGCGGTCGCGTTCCGCGACGGTCTGGTCCAGGTCGGCGTCCGGACCGGCACCGCGACCGACTTCACCCGGTTGCGCGGGATCGGCGCGGCGGCCGCGTTGGCGCTCGCCGATCGGGTCCTCGACGCGCTGCTGTCTGCGGGCTTCGATCCCGACACCGCCCGCCACGGGCTCACCGCGGCGTCCAACATCGCGCAGTCGGCCGCTCAGAGCGTGGCAGCGCAGACGGCGAGCGGGGTGCACCGGCACCGCGCGCAGACCTGGGAGGCCTTGCAGCACGAACCAGACGACACCTACCCGGCGCTGCGCCAGGTGCTCGTGTCGGCCGAGGCCGAGGCCGGCGACGCCGAGCGACAGTTCGAGTTCGAACTCGAGCTCTTGATCGCCGGCCTGGAGCGCTCGGTCTAG
- a CDS encoding glyoxalase, with the protein MTSIESVTLEASDPVATDAFHKAAFGRDLPVKTRAPETPASGFRGFTLSLVVPQPATVDAFVGAALEAGAAELKRPRKSLWGYGGAICGPDGTIWTVASSSKRNRGPDTGRIDDFVLQLGVDDVAESRKFYVERGLAVAKSFGRRYVQFDSGPITLALYGRRALAKTVDVSPDGAASHGITINGPLGTFTDPDGFRWTAG; encoded by the coding sequence ATGACAAGCATCGAGTCCGTCACGCTCGAAGCGTCCGACCCTGTCGCCACCGACGCCTTCCACAAGGCGGCGTTCGGTCGGGATCTGCCGGTCAAGACCCGTGCCCCGGAGACCCCTGCGAGCGGCTTCCGCGGGTTCACGCTGTCGCTGGTGGTGCCCCAACCCGCCACCGTCGACGCGTTCGTCGGGGCGGCGCTGGAGGCAGGCGCCGCCGAGTTGAAGCGGCCGCGGAAGAGCCTGTGGGGCTACGGCGGCGCGATCTGCGGCCCCGACGGCACGATCTGGACGGTGGCGTCGTCCTCGAAGAGGAACCGCGGCCCAGACACCGGCCGGATCGACGACTTCGTTCTCCAACTGGGCGTCGACGATGTGGCCGAGAGCAGGAAGTTCTACGTCGAGCGCGGCCTCGCGGTGGCGAAGAGCTTCGGCCGCAGGTACGTGCAGTTCGACAGCGGCCCCATCACGTTGGCGCTGTACGGCCGCCGCGCACTCGCCAAGACCGTTGACGTCTCGCCGGACGGCGCGGCTTCGCACGGGATCACCATCAACGGGCCGCTCGGCACCTTCACCGATCCCGACGGGTTCAGGTGGACGGCCGGATGA
- a CDS encoding TetR/AcrR family transcriptional regulator, whose protein sequence is MVTSERGGRAVDGRGQARTRLARAAVISAARALFVEQGYGAATVEAISNRSDVPPATVYRLFGSKLGILKAILDVSIGGDDEPVAMPDRTQVRQHLADPDPQTQLAGFVAVTSEVNSRTAAMYRVLVGAASSDRGAAGLLEEINRQRHAGQGQVVRALARAGAVRHGLAERDAADIVFALMSPEVYRLLVLDRGWPPRRYERWLTETIAASLLARDE, encoded by the coding sequence GTGGTGACCTCGGAGCGGGGCGGTCGTGCGGTCGACGGACGGGGACAGGCCAGGACCCGCCTGGCCCGCGCGGCGGTGATCAGCGCGGCGCGGGCGTTGTTCGTCGAGCAGGGTTACGGCGCCGCGACGGTCGAGGCCATCAGCAACCGGTCCGATGTGCCGCCGGCCACGGTGTACCGGCTCTTCGGCTCCAAGCTCGGGATTCTCAAGGCCATCCTCGACGTGTCCATCGGCGGCGACGACGAGCCGGTGGCGATGCCAGACCGTACGCAGGTCCGCCAGCACCTCGCCGATCCCGATCCGCAGACGCAACTGGCGGGCTTCGTCGCCGTCACCTCCGAGGTGAACTCGAGGACTGCCGCGATGTATCGCGTACTCGTCGGCGCGGCGAGTTCGGACCGCGGCGCCGCCGGTCTGCTCGAGGAGATCAACCGCCAGCGGCACGCGGGTCAGGGGCAGGTGGTGCGCGCGCTGGCTCGCGCCGGCGCAGTGCGGCATGGCCTTGCCGAGCGCGACGCCGCCGACATCGTCTTCGCGCTGATGTCCCCGGAGGTCTACCGACTGCTGGTGCTCGATCGCGGCTGGCCGCCACGACGGTACGAGCGCTGGCTGACCGAGACCATCGCCGCTTCTCTCCTCGCGCGGGATGAGTGA
- the ligD gene encoding non-homologous end-joining DNA ligase: MAGKSSTAEEIDVDGVKVRLTNRDKVYFPKLGAGGTKGTLFDYYLSVAAPMVALLRDRPVHLQRFPDGIDGEEIYQKRVPQKHPDYLQTCEVTFPSGRTADALKVTHPSALAWAAQMGTVTLHPWQVRCPDTEHPDELRIDLDPQPGTDFADAGAVAVDVLKPLLDELGMVGYPKTSGGRGVHVFVRIRPEWDFIAVRRAGIALAREVERRAPDAVTTEWWKEERGARVFLDYNQNARDRTFASAYSVRKTPIATVSTPLTWDELRDADPDDYTMATVPDLVGGRDDPWADIDSNAQSLQPLLDMVRAEEDRGLGDLPYPPSYPKMPGEPPRVQPSKKVAANWDDEGNPVKA, from the coding sequence ATGGCCGGAAAGAGCAGCACCGCAGAGGAAATCGACGTCGACGGCGTCAAGGTGCGGCTGACCAACCGCGACAAGGTCTACTTCCCGAAACTTGGAGCCGGCGGCACCAAGGGAACGCTCTTCGACTACTACCTGTCGGTCGCCGCACCGATGGTGGCGCTGTTGCGCGACCGGCCCGTCCACCTGCAGCGCTTCCCCGACGGCATCGACGGCGAGGAGATCTACCAGAAGCGGGTGCCGCAGAAGCATCCCGATTACCTTCAGACCTGCGAGGTGACGTTTCCGTCCGGTCGCACCGCCGATGCGCTGAAGGTCACCCATCCGTCGGCGCTCGCCTGGGCCGCGCAGATGGGCACGGTCACGCTGCATCCGTGGCAGGTGCGCTGTCCGGACACCGAACATCCCGACGAGCTGCGTATCGACCTCGACCCCCAGCCCGGAACGGATTTCGCCGACGCCGGCGCGGTCGCCGTCGACGTGCTCAAGCCGCTACTCGACGAACTCGGAATGGTCGGTTACCCCAAGACCTCCGGCGGCCGCGGCGTGCACGTGTTCGTGCGCATCAGGCCCGAATGGGACTTCATCGCCGTGCGCCGCGCAGGCATCGCGCTGGCCCGCGAGGTGGAACGCCGCGCGCCCGACGCGGTGACCACGGAGTGGTGGAAGGAAGAGAGGGGAGCACGGGTCTTTCTGGACTACAACCAGAATGCCCGCGACCGGACGTTCGCGTCGGCCTACTCGGTGCGCAAGACCCCGATCGCCACGGTGTCCACGCCGCTGACCTGGGACGAACTCCGCGACGCCGACCCCGACGACTACACGATGGCCACGGTGCCGGACCTGGTGGGCGGCCGTGACGACCCGTGGGCCGACATCGACAGCAACGCCCAATCGCTGCAACCGCTTCTCGACATGGTGCGCGCCGAAGAGGACCGCGGACTCGGTGACCTACCCTATCCGCCCAGTTATCCGAAGATGCCGGGCGAACCGCCCCGCGTTCAGCCGAGCAAGAAGGTGGCCGCCAATTGGGACGACGAGGGAAATCCGGTCAAGGCGTGA
- a CDS encoding DNA polymerase III subunits gamma/tau produces MALYRKYRPATFAEVVGQEHVTEPLSTALTSGRINHAYLFSGPRGCGKTSSARIMARSLNCVQGPTATPCGVCDSCVALAPNGPGSVDVVELDAASHGGVDDTRELRDRAFYAPAQSRYRIFIIDEAHMVTTAGFNALLKIVEEPPEHLIFVFATTEPEKVLPTIRSRTHHYPFRLLAPRTMRSLVEHVCAQEGVTVDDAVYPLVIRAGGGSPRDTLSVLDQLLAGAQGDHVHYGRALALLGATDVALIDDAIDALIANDAAGLFGVVEAVVDAGHDPRRFASDLLERFRDLIVLQSVPDAAARGVVDGPEDVLDRMRDQSSRLGTATLTRYAEVVHAGLGEMRGATAPRLLLEVVCARLLLPSASDTEAALLHRVERIETRLDMSIPAGEAEASQPGAPPKQYARKSQTSEVEAPPATEPPRPTPEAEAPKTEPPSAHRPLPTRDPEAPPSPPPVRPPSDPVVEVPPPAAVTGEPNAAAVRSMWSTVREKVRERSRTTEVMLAGAIVRAVEGGTLVLSHESAPLAKRLSEQRNADVIREALKDALGVDWQIRCETGAAPSEPAAPAAPVAAPRKRDDDEEELLAEAGAATSDAPRRDPEEAALELLQSELGARPIEG; encoded by the coding sequence GTGGCGCTCTACCGCAAGTACCGGCCTGCGACATTCGCCGAAGTCGTCGGCCAGGAACATGTCACCGAGCCGCTGTCGACGGCGCTGACGTCGGGCCGGATCAACCACGCCTACCTGTTCTCCGGTCCGCGCGGATGCGGCAAAACCTCGTCGGCGCGCATCATGGCCCGCTCGCTGAACTGCGTGCAGGGGCCGACCGCCACCCCGTGCGGAGTGTGTGACTCGTGTGTCGCGTTGGCGCCGAACGGACCCGGCAGCGTCGACGTCGTCGAACTCGACGCGGCCAGCCACGGCGGTGTGGACGACACCCGCGAGCTACGGGACCGGGCCTTCTACGCACCCGCGCAGTCCCGGTACCGGATCTTCATCATCGACGAGGCGCACATGGTCACCACGGCCGGCTTCAACGCGCTGCTCAAGATCGTCGAGGAGCCGCCGGAGCATCTGATCTTCGTGTTCGCCACCACCGAACCCGAGAAGGTGCTGCCGACCATCCGCTCGCGCACCCACCACTACCCGTTCCGGTTGCTGGCGCCGCGCACCATGCGCTCACTGGTCGAACACGTCTGCGCCCAGGAGGGCGTGACCGTCGACGACGCGGTGTATCCACTGGTCATCCGCGCCGGCGGAGGCTCGCCGCGAGACACCCTGTCGGTGCTCGACCAGTTGCTGGCCGGCGCGCAGGGCGATCACGTCCACTATGGGCGGGCGCTGGCGCTGCTGGGTGCGACGGACGTCGCGCTGATCGACGACGCGATCGACGCGCTGATCGCCAACGACGCCGCCGGGTTGTTCGGTGTCGTCGAGGCCGTCGTGGACGCCGGCCACGACCCGCGCCGCTTCGCCAGCGACCTGCTGGAACGGTTCCGCGACCTGATCGTGTTGCAGTCGGTGCCCGACGCCGCGGCCCGCGGTGTGGTCGACGGACCCGAGGACGTGCTGGACCGGATGCGCGACCAGTCGTCCCGGCTGGGCACCGCGACGTTGACCCGCTACGCCGAGGTGGTGCACGCCGGGCTCGGCGAGATGCGCGGTGCGACGGCGCCGCGACTGCTGCTGGAGGTGGTCTGCGCCCGGCTGCTGCTGCCGTCGGCCAGCGACACCGAGGCCGCGCTACTGCACCGCGTCGAACGCATCGAGACGCGGCTCGACATGTCGATCCCCGCAGGTGAGGCGGAGGCGTCGCAACCGGGCGCGCCGCCCAAGCAGTACGCCCGTAAGAGTCAGACCTCCGAGGTCGAGGCGCCGCCGGCGACCGAGCCGCCGCGCCCCACACCCGAGGCCGAGGCGCCCAAGACCGAACCGCCATCGGCGCACCGCCCACTGCCCACGCGTGACCCAGAGGCGCCACCGTCGCCGCCGCCGGTGCGCCCACCGTCGGATCCCGTGGTGGAGGTGCCACCGCCCGCCGCGGTCACCGGCGAGCCCAACGCCGCCGCGGTGCGCAGCATGTGGTCGACGGTGCGCGAGAAGGTTCGTGAGCGCAGCCGAACCACCGAGGTGATGCTGGCCGGGGCCATCGTCCGCGCCGTCGAGGGCGGCACCCTGGTGCTCAGCCACGAGTCCGCGCCGCTGGCCAAGCGGCTCAGCGAACAGCGCAACGCCGACGTCATCCGGGAGGCGCTCAAGGACGCGCTGGGGGTGGACTGGCAGATCCGCTGTGAGACGGGTGCGGCGCCGTCGGAACCCGCCGCACCTGCCGCACCGGTGGCGGCCCCTCGGAAACGCGACGACGACGAGGAGGAACTGCTGGCCGAGGCCGGCGCCGCCACGTCCGACGCGCCGCGCCGCGATCCGGAGGAAGCCGCTCTCGAGCTACTGCAGAGTGAACTCGGCGCACGCCCTATCGAGGGCTAG
- a CDS encoding ATP-dependent DNA ligase: MDTVDLPVLPPLEPMLAKAQAKVPTDTGVWSYEPKWDGFRALMFRDGDKVVLQSRNGKDLGRYFPELLDALRDEVRVRCVLDGEIVVPREIDGRTRLDWESLSQRVHPAASRIKMLAEQTPAHFIGFDALATADASLLKEPFRVRRRALTDAITAKRWCHVTGTTEDPEVGAKWLEEFEGAGLDGVIAKRLDGAYLPGKREMVKVKHARDADCVAIGYRIHKNGEGIGSILLGLYRDDGELQMVGGAASFTARDRVNLLAELEPLREGDDVREGDPSRWNSAADKRWIPIRPERVCEVAYDQMEGNTVHGGRFRHAVKFRRWRPDRDARSCTFDQLDVPLNYDLNDVLES, translated from the coding sequence ATGGACACCGTGGACCTCCCCGTGCTGCCGCCGCTCGAGCCGATGCTGGCCAAGGCCCAGGCCAAGGTGCCGACCGACACCGGCGTCTGGTCGTACGAGCCCAAGTGGGACGGCTTTCGCGCCCTGATGTTCCGCGACGGTGACAAGGTGGTGCTGCAGTCGCGCAACGGCAAGGACCTCGGCCGCTACTTTCCGGAACTGCTCGACGCGCTGCGCGACGAGGTGCGCGTGCGCTGTGTTCTCGACGGCGAGATCGTGGTGCCGCGTGAGATCGACGGCCGCACCCGGTTGGACTGGGAGTCGCTCTCGCAGCGTGTGCACCCGGCCGCCAGCCGGATCAAGATGCTCGCCGAGCAGACGCCTGCCCACTTCATCGGCTTCGACGCGCTGGCCACCGCCGACGCGTCTCTGCTCAAGGAGCCGTTCCGCGTCCGTCGGCGGGCGCTCACCGATGCGATCACGGCCAAGCGGTGGTGCCACGTCACCGGCACCACCGAGGACCCCGAGGTCGGTGCCAAGTGGCTCGAGGAGTTCGAGGGTGCGGGTCTGGACGGCGTGATCGCCAAGCGGCTCGACGGTGCGTACCTGCCGGGCAAGCGGGAGATGGTCAAGGTCAAGCACGCCCGCGACGCCGACTGCGTGGCAATCGGCTACCGCATACACAAGAACGGCGAGGGCATCGGATCGATCCTGCTCGGACTGTACCGCGACGACGGCGAGCTGCAGATGGTCGGTGGCGCGGCGTCATTCACCGCCAGGGACCGCGTCAACCTGCTCGCTGAACTCGAACCGCTGCGGGAGGGCGACGATGTGCGCGAGGGTGACCCCAGCCGGTGGAATTCGGCGGCCGACAAGCGGTGGATACCGATCCGTCCCGAGCGGGTGTGCGAGGTCGCCTACGACCAGATGGAGGGGAACACCGTGCACGGCGGGAGATTTCGGCACGCGGTGAAGTTTCGCCGGTGGCGGCCCGACCGCGACGCCCGTAGCTGCACCTTCGACCAGCTCGACGTGCCGCTGAACTACGACCTCAACGACGTCCTGGAGTCCTGA